In Deinococcus sp. KNUC1210, a single genomic region encodes these proteins:
- a CDS encoding LacI family DNA-binding transcriptional regulator: protein MSNVLNDHPSIRPQTRERVLRAIEALDYHPNIAAKALRESRVTTICCGFYDHSPENIADPYRNLVQSAFMAEATAQGYDTTTAFLNSDVPRTFDAFRASFLQQRFAGVVLVGTSVTPERLDLFSRWNMPTVLLDHTEPSPVLPVVTADYRSGMEQLVTQLALRGHQHLALIIPPGDRGGSAVARREGFLAAAHRHGLQTTTEPGNWSSESGETAFSRLWSRTPRPDAVLCANDRMAAGALYAARTMGVRVPADVRITGFDDFEFARYTAPSLTTIHVPLAEMARAAVKLLLAEIEYTRSGQPRGEPVFLKMPVTLIERESAAC from the coding sequence GTGTCCAATGTTCTGAATGACCATCCCTCGATCCGCCCACAGACCCGGGAACGGGTCCTGCGGGCCATTGAAGCGCTGGACTACCATCCGAACATCGCGGCCAAGGCGCTGCGAGAATCGCGCGTCACGACCATCTGCTGCGGCTTTTACGATCACTCGCCCGAAAACATCGCCGATCCTTACCGCAACCTCGTTCAGTCGGCCTTTATGGCAGAAGCGACTGCGCAGGGCTATGACACGACGACGGCGTTCCTGAACAGTGACGTTCCCCGTACCTTCGATGCGTTCCGCGCCTCCTTCCTGCAGCAGCGTTTTGCCGGTGTCGTGCTGGTCGGCACTTCGGTCACACCGGAACGACTCGATCTGTTCAGTCGGTGGAACATGCCCACGGTGCTGCTCGATCACACCGAGCCCAGCCCCGTGCTGCCCGTCGTGACTGCCGATTACCGCAGCGGGATGGAACAGCTCGTGACCCAGCTCGCGTTACGCGGACACCAGCATCTCGCCCTGATCATTCCGCCCGGAGACCGAGGCGGCAGCGCTGTCGCCCGCCGGGAGGGATTTCTGGCGGCGGCCCACAGGCACGGGCTCCAGACCACCACCGAGCCTGGCAACTGGAGTTCGGAATCCGGCGAAACAGCCTTTTCGCGTCTCTGGAGCCGGACGCCACGGCCCGACGCGGTCCTCTGCGCCAATGACAGAATGGCCGCCGGTGCCCTGTACGCGGCCCGGACGATGGGTGTGCGTGTACCGGCGGACGTCAGGATTACCGGCTTCGACGACTTCGAATTTGCCCGCTACACCGCGCCGAGCCTCACCACCATTCACGTTCCGCTGGCCGAGATGGCGCGGGCAGCCGTCAAGCTGCTGCTGGCCGAAATCGAGTACACCCGCTCCGGCCAGCCCAGAGGCGAGCCTGTCTTTCTGAAGATGCCGGTCACGCTGATCGAACGCGAATCTGCCGCCTGCTAG
- a CDS encoding alpha-glucosidase/alpha-galactosidase has protein sequence MTAPRIAMIGAGSTVFAKNLLGDILSLPALSGADLRLFDIDQARLDVTHQVAGRVAASVGARPTVMATTDRERALDGADFVINMIQVGGYRPATVTDFEVPKSYGLRQTIADTLGIGGIMRALRTVPVLLDMSRDMERLCPDTLHLNYVNPMAMNIWGLARQTKIKTVGLCHSVQHTAGELAADLGLPVSEIDFLCAGINHMAFYLKFEHRGEDLYPRLKALAESGQVPESNRVRYEMLRRLGYFVTESSEHFSEYVPYFIKRGREDLIERFNIPLDEYPRRCESQIGGWETLRQTLADPAAAIEVHRSVEYGSLIIDSMVTGTPRVIYGNVMNSPALGSGKLIGNLPEECCVEVPCLVDRQGIQPTRIGQLPPQLAALMQTNINVQALTVEALVTGNREHIYHAAMFDPHTAAELDLDQIWSLVDDLLKQHDDWLPASLRSLQAAD, from the coding sequence ATGACTGCACCCAGAATTGCCATGATCGGTGCCGGAAGTACGGTCTTTGCCAAGAACCTGCTCGGCGACATCCTCAGCCTTCCGGCGCTGAGCGGCGCAGATCTTCGTCTGTTCGATATCGATCAGGCTCGTCTCGATGTCACCCATCAGGTGGCGGGCCGGGTCGCGGCGAGTGTCGGAGCCAGACCCACTGTAATGGCCACCACCGACCGCGAACGTGCCCTAGACGGCGCGGATTTCGTCATCAACATGATTCAGGTGGGTGGCTACCGACCTGCCACCGTGACCGATTTCGAGGTGCCCAAGAGCTACGGGCTGCGGCAGACGATTGCCGACACGCTGGGGATCGGCGGCATCATGCGGGCGCTGCGTACCGTTCCTGTCCTGCTCGACATGAGCCGTGACATGGAACGGCTCTGCCCCGATACCCTGCATCTCAATTACGTCAATCCGATGGCGATGAATATCTGGGGTCTGGCACGGCAGACGAAGATCAAGACGGTGGGCCTGTGCCACAGCGTGCAGCACACTGCCGGCGAACTGGCCGCCGACCTCGGTCTCCCGGTTTCGGAAATCGACTTTCTGTGTGCGGGCATCAACCACATGGCGTTCTATCTCAAGTTCGAGCACCGAGGCGAGGACCTGTATCCCCGTCTCAAAGCGCTCGCAGAGTCCGGGCAGGTGCCTGAAAGCAACCGGGTACGGTACGAGATGCTGCGCCGACTGGGGTACTTCGTGACCGAATCGAGCGAACATTTCAGCGAATACGTTCCGTATTTCATCAAGCGCGGGCGGGAAGACCTGATCGAGCGCTTCAACATTCCGCTGGACGAGTATCCGCGCCGCTGTGAGTCGCAGATTGGCGGCTGGGAAACGCTGCGGCAGACGCTGGCAGATCCGGCGGCGGCAATCGAAGTTCACCGCAGCGTGGAGTACGGCTCCCTGATCATCGACAGCATGGTGACGGGAACGCCGCGTGTCATCTACGGCAATGTCATGAACAGCCCGGCCCTCGGCAGCGGAAAACTGATCGGCAATCTGCCTGAAGAATGCTGCGTGGAAGTGCCGTGTCTGGTGGATCGCCAGGGCATTCAGCCAACCCGAATCGGGCAACTGCCGCCGCAACTCGCAGCCCTGATGCAGACCAATATTAATGTGCAGGCCCTGACGGTGGAAGCGCTGGTGACAGGAAACCGTGAGCATATCTATCACGCGGCGATGTTCGATCCGCATACTGCTGCCGAACTCGATCTGGATCAGATCTGGTCACTGGTCGACGACCTGCTCAAGCAGCATGACGACTGGCTGCCCGCTTCGCTCCGGAGCCTCCAGGCAGCCGACTGA
- a CDS encoding ParA family protein, with product MLLSSPHLTASASSEAEVNVRELRSQLRKQVDTARMGSRIRVVSGGQLLAAVVGLTDLRHLGLNLSETRLHRRNPDVRNHLRVVLEQAQNGQPTLITLHGQVQAGVISPAQLALLHTQHPHVTFSALDTPLRDVLATAELGGRTLIAQSGQIVGAVVSLQDAHGASSLSPHQEQQMQILTFWNESGGATKSTMVAELGYLLSQRHNSAGRPNRVLLIDLDPQRSLTHRMGLLDDPNSKARRLGATLNTVLQESDNEFPEPFIPSRMPGLRVIPAHQQLRSLENILISDDLLLTGLKGALRALDHQYDYVLIDTPPSNGGLTRAALVASDFAVVPMPTHIKSVENLENVTAVLAQCRRLTPQLRIANFIPTTYNKGRVQDREILELMQTQLTALAPVSPPVTERPAVFRDVIPARGAVALDQPKNPATAELNVVLDYLLNAIREPVNG from the coding sequence ATGCTCCTTTCGTCCCCTCATCTGACGGCCAGCGCTTCGTCAGAGGCCGAAGTCAACGTGCGGGAGCTTCGTTCGCAGTTGCGAAAGCAGGTGGATACGGCACGCATGGGCAGCCGAATCCGGGTGGTCAGTGGAGGGCAGCTGCTGGCTGCTGTGGTCGGCCTGACCGATCTGCGGCACCTCGGCCTGAATCTGTCTGAAACCCGGCTGCACCGGAGGAATCCCGACGTTCGGAACCATCTACGTGTCGTGCTCGAACAGGCGCAGAACGGGCAGCCGACCCTCATCACGCTGCACGGGCAGGTGCAGGCGGGCGTGATCTCACCCGCGCAGCTGGCTCTCCTCCACACGCAGCATCCTCACGTAACCTTCAGTGCGCTCGACACACCCCTGCGCGACGTCCTCGCCACCGCCGAACTGGGTGGCCGCACGCTGATTGCCCAGTCGGGTCAGATCGTCGGCGCGGTTGTCAGCCTTCAGGATGCCCACGGCGCTTCCAGTCTTTCGCCTCATCAGGAGCAGCAGATGCAGATTCTTACCTTCTGGAATGAAAGTGGCGGTGCCACCAAGTCGACCATGGTCGCGGAGCTCGGCTACCTGCTCAGTCAACGCCACAATAGCGCCGGGCGGCCCAACCGGGTCCTGCTGATCGACCTGGATCCGCAGCGCAGCCTGACGCACCGGATGGGCCTGCTGGACGATCCGAACAGCAAGGCGAGACGACTGGGAGCCACCCTCAACACCGTACTTCAGGAAAGCGACAACGAATTTCCGGAGCCTTTTATTCCCAGCAGAATGCCGGGCCTGCGGGTCATTCCTGCCCATCAGCAGCTGCGGTCGCTCGAAAACATTCTGATCAGCGACGATCTGCTCCTGACCGGTCTGAAAGGTGCCCTGAGGGCGCTGGACCATCAGTATGACTACGTGTTAATCGATACCCCGCCGAGCAACGGTGGCCTGACACGCGCCGCTCTGGTTGCTTCCGATTTCGCGGTGGTACCCATGCCGACGCACATCAAGAGTGTCGAGAATCTGGAGAACGTCACGGCTGTGCTGGCTCAGTGTCGGCGGCTGACGCCGCAGCTTCGGATTGCGAATTTTATTCCCACGACCTACAACAAAGGAAGGGTGCAGGACCGTGAGATTCTGGAGCTGATGCAGACGCAGTTGACGGCGCTGGCTCCTGTTTCGCCGCCCGTCACCGAGCGCCCTGCCGTCTTCAGAGACGTAATTCCTGCACGCGGCGCGGTGGCCCTCGATCAGCCGAAAAATCCGGCCACGGCGGAACTGAATGTGGTGCTCGACTACCTGCTCAATGCCATCCGAGAGCCGGTGAACGGATGA
- a CDS encoding ParB/RepB/Spo0J family partition protein codes for MTTKQGKTSIAGLINLGQAVENYQQINVSQVEVDQIVLIPGHNPRGAALGEQAFQGPEYQDLKQSIAELGDVFQPVLLRPKANSNMYELVAGERRLRIVRELGLPRISAVIRTLNDDQAYKLARQENALRAPVAKIDQLFSSMNQLAQRLGLSASAVRGVLIRARDLQAQGKAAEDGTPEALALRLIEELHLPKIGTLVRSARLLDLNADERQALREGLAEGAALALLDLQDHPRRAALLQQAMAEGWSARRMETEVKDLLSGGAPRPQIGSLLTQTQKVLSGARVRKLSQRQQQQVEEALSALVEQLRKIVAD; via the coding sequence ATGACGACCAAGCAGGGCAAGACCAGTATCGCCGGACTGATCAATCTGGGTCAGGCTGTCGAAAACTACCAGCAGATCAATGTCAGTCAGGTGGAAGTGGATCAGATCGTGTTGATCCCCGGCCATAATCCACGCGGAGCGGCGCTGGGCGAACAGGCTTTCCAGGGGCCTGAATACCAGGACCTCAAGCAGAGTATCGCGGAACTCGGTGACGTCTTTCAGCCGGTGCTGCTGCGCCCGAAAGCCAACAGCAACATGTATGAATTGGTAGCGGGTGAGCGGCGCCTGCGAATCGTCCGGGAACTCGGGCTGCCGCGCATCAGCGCCGTGATCCGGACGCTGAACGACGATCAGGCCTACAAACTGGCCCGCCAGGAAAACGCGCTGCGGGCACCTGTGGCAAAGATCGATCAGCTTTTTTCGTCGATGAATCAGCTCGCCCAGCGCCTTGGCCTCAGCGCTTCTGCGGTACGCGGCGTCCTGATCCGCGCACGCGATCTTCAGGCGCAGGGAAAGGCTGCCGAAGACGGCACACCGGAAGCACTCGCCCTGCGTCTGATCGAGGAGCTTCATCTGCCAAAAATTGGCACGCTGGTACGCTCTGCACGGCTGCTCGATCTCAATGCCGACGAACGTCAGGCGCTCCGGGAAGGGCTGGCAGAGGGCGCGGCGCTCGCACTCCTCGATCTTCAGGACCACCCACGCCGGGCCGCGCTGCTACAGCAGGCGATGGCTGAAGGCTGGTCGGCCCGGCGGATGGAAACGGAAGTCAAAGACCTGCTGTCGGGGGGCGCTCCACGTCCTCAGATCGGGAGCCTGCTGACACAGACCCAGAAGGTCCTGAGCGGAGCCAGGGTGCGGAAGCTCAGTCAGCGGCAGCAGCAGCAGGTTGAAGAGGCACTGTCGGCGCTGGTCGAGCAACTTCGGAAGATCGTGGCCGACTGA
- the topA gene encoding type I DNA topoisomerase, which produces MIVESPAKAKKIASYLGSGYTVQASLGHVRDLPNRKEDLPERYRQEPWANLGVNPTTFQPIYVVPESKERTVSGLRALAAKADRVILASDDDREGESISWHLSQLLELNNPQRMVFHEITKEALQDALKNLRPLDLNLVAAQEARRVIDRLVGYQVSPLLWNTVGKGLSAGRVQSAALMLLAQRESARMRFKPAAYWLIRAEVGSKPPFLATVIQLRTKDRPDGQTLAKASDFTQDGVLKDGADVLVMTDGQAKTLHAYLDGRAATVLSVETSETRSRPQPPFITSTLQQAGGRLRFGAKQVMDLAQKLYEGGYITYMRTDSPSLSDEALQEARKEAVRLFGAAAVPAQPRQYATRNQSAQEAHEAIRPAGKAWRPPDTTDLKGDELALYTLVYQRTVASQMHDAVYDKTVILLSCGAATLMAQGRVLKSAGYTQLLADEDEEKDTQRLPALQVGQTYPLKMRPLEGKKTSAPSRYTEATLVQAMEKAGIGRPSTYAQTLATLQTRDYARLEGRALAVTATGLLVAAYLARQLPQVTAQGFTAEMEAGLDAVASGALSRLDYLNRFWTQGLHGVIQHAQRDAPRLSLPHLEGTVLQAHRDGAQLQRQGQRTVFPAQVIPADLTAAVADQILAGTWTAGKPAKRASKPRAQDDSKSPPKRKPRAAGSKPPNTASQPAASKPATRRKKPA; this is translated from the coding sequence GTGATCGTCGAGTCCCCCGCCAAAGCCAAAAAGATCGCCAGCTATCTCGGCAGCGGCTATACCGTCCAGGCCAGTCTGGGACACGTCCGCGACCTGCCCAACCGCAAGGAAGACCTGCCCGAGCGGTATCGCCAGGAACCCTGGGCCAACCTTGGCGTCAATCCCACCACCTTTCAGCCGATCTACGTCGTGCCGGAAAGCAAGGAGCGCACCGTTTCAGGTCTGCGGGCGCTCGCCGCCAAAGCCGACCGGGTGATCCTGGCGTCCGATGACGACCGTGAGGGTGAGAGCATCAGCTGGCATCTCTCGCAGCTGCTGGAACTGAACAATCCCCAGCGGATGGTCTTCCACGAGATCACTAAAGAAGCGTTGCAGGACGCCCTGAAGAACCTGCGGCCGCTCGATCTGAACCTGGTTGCCGCGCAGGAGGCCCGCCGCGTCATCGACCGGCTGGTGGGCTATCAGGTCAGTCCGCTGCTCTGGAACACCGTCGGGAAGGGCCTGAGCGCCGGACGTGTCCAGAGTGCCGCCCTGATGCTGCTGGCCCAGCGCGAAAGTGCCCGCATGCGCTTCAAACCCGCCGCCTACTGGCTGATTCGCGCCGAAGTCGGCAGCAAGCCACCCTTCCTTGCCACCGTCATACAGCTGAGAACCAAAGACCGTCCGGACGGACAGACGCTCGCCAAAGCCAGCGACTTCACCCAGGACGGCGTGCTGAAAGACGGTGCAGACGTGCTGGTCATGACAGATGGGCAGGCCAAGACCCTGCACGCCTACCTCGACGGCAGGGCAGCCACCGTCCTGAGTGTCGAGACGAGCGAAACCCGCTCCAGACCCCAGCCGCCGTTCATCACCAGCACGCTCCAGCAGGCGGGCGGGCGACTCCGGTTCGGTGCCAAGCAGGTGATGGATCTGGCACAGAAGCTCTATGAGGGCGGCTACATCACCTACATGCGAACCGACAGCCCCAGCCTCAGCGATGAGGCGCTTCAGGAGGCCAGGAAGGAAGCCGTGCGGCTGTTCGGAGCAGCGGCCGTTCCAGCACAGCCGCGCCAGTATGCCACCCGCAACCAGAGCGCCCAGGAAGCACACGAAGCCATCCGTCCGGCGGGCAAGGCGTGGCGGCCCCCCGACACCACCGATCTGAAGGGCGATGAACTCGCGCTCTATACCCTGGTGTATCAGCGCACCGTTGCCAGCCAGATGCACGACGCGGTGTACGACAAAACAGTGATCCTGCTCTCCTGCGGCGCGGCCACCCTGATGGCCCAGGGCCGCGTCCTGAAATCGGCAGGCTATACCCAGCTGCTGGCCGACGAAGACGAGGAAAAGGACACTCAGCGTCTGCCCGCGCTCCAGGTGGGCCAGACCTACCCGCTGAAGATGCGCCCACTGGAAGGCAAGAAAACGTCTGCTCCCAGCCGCTATACCGAGGCCACACTGGTTCAGGCGATGGAAAAGGCGGGCATCGGGCGGCCCAGCACCTACGCACAGACACTCGCCACGCTCCAGACTCGCGACTATGCCCGGCTGGAAGGCCGCGCCCTGGCCGTGACCGCGACCGGACTGCTGGTGGCGGCGTATCTTGCCCGGCAGCTTCCCCAGGTGACGGCGCAGGGCTTTACCGCCGAGATGGAAGCGGGACTGGACGCCGTGGCCTCCGGAGCACTGTCGCGGCTGGACTACCTGAACCGCTTCTGGACCCAGGGACTCCACGGCGTTATTCAGCACGCACAGCGCGACGCTCCCCGGCTGAGCCTGCCGCATCTCGAAGGAACGGTGCTGCAGGCCCACCGTGATGGAGCGCAGCTTCAGCGGCAGGGCCAGCGAACCGTCTTCCCTGCCCAGGTCATTCCTGCCGACCTGACAGCCGCCGTTGCCGATCAGATTCTGGCGGGCACCTGGACGGCCGGAAAACCGGCAAAGCGTGCCAGCAAACCCAGGGCGCAGGACGACAGCAAGTCACCGCCGAAGCGCAAACCCCGCGCTGCTGGCTCCAAACCACCGAACACCGCCAGTCAACCCGCTGCCAGCAAACCAGCAACCCGCCGGAAAAAACCAGCCTGA
- a CDS encoding phage tail tube protein, whose translation MTGVLLLASCGGGTVTPVTPTVGSVTIPSGNGYTVVITDSSGNVVPSSSYNNLTPGTYTVTFSQTGYVSQSQTFTVSAGQSVVLTAPTLVAVTPVTVSGAYYLDANGKQVAITQDDLNNAGTRFVFYAWLQNQAGGIDPTKLAGPTDPGTPAANELAEVAPLNTQNVAAGYVAYKSTDGVIHPLVGANVRWDILAQTGNVRFSAADDGGAPSGAVGRQDINDNALSANTYTNSATGSNVRFPSSAEYPLYNITGVNTPDTNGFTWTALNHDPAVTAATARVRAVAYVNGTEITKRFLDKTFAPSAKLAITKTVNPTGVGLNQAGNYTITVTNSGAGPATGIQLNDVLKSGDGSVYNITAPAGGTANATDGFDATFDLAPGASRTFTFTGQASAVGVYCDVATVVTYNNGSFGAVTPTNLNAQACLTVTAPTLNIVKSLGTVDATGAFTPIASGAVVNPNTPVFARITVSNQGTAPATNVVVTDQLDPSTTAAASYAIKSAPVSSPAGITSTVNPANSGFVTGAFNLAPGATTSFTFSAAGAVDGTYCDTGTFTATSNNGSAVTPATSNIACFKVASPRLAITKTNSQIAGQPPLNTLTPGSSYASTITVTNSGSATATAVAVSDLLGQIAGGNTFMNFGSGSYTVTGTAQAGSVSFANNRVSTTPATIDLAPGAVLTLNLTSTVPQGAPAGQYCDIGSYSSTNAGTGQAQACVTVVTFLSEQTQLTDTLDPIRQGDTTGTIVASFGSVEPASNEAAINNVFIYNFGATDPIQQTPGVFNFSNTQVYYDPTPVRDPNTGAITSDYTHSSSTLLTVGTQYTVNANSGVGQQTITLNPTFAITPGGVIIVRTQVTAPAGTPARQYQETMRWNNTGQGDNQAYTNFKAESTTVTP comes from the coding sequence TTGACAGGTGTTCTTCTTCTTGCATCGTGCGGTGGCGGCACTGTTACGCCCGTCACGCCCACGGTCGGCTCTGTTACGATTCCCAGCGGTAACGGTTATACCGTCGTCATTACCGATTCCAGCGGCAATGTCGTTCCCAGCAGCAGCTACAACAACCTGACCCCTGGCACCTACACCGTGACCTTCAGCCAGACTGGGTATGTCAGCCAGTCACAGACCTTCACGGTCTCGGCTGGACAGAGCGTGGTTCTGACCGCTCCGACGCTGGTGGCAGTGACCCCCGTGACGGTCTCGGGCGCGTACTACCTGGACGCCAACGGCAAACAGGTCGCCATCACCCAGGACGATCTGAACAACGCCGGAACGCGCTTCGTGTTCTATGCCTGGCTGCAAAACCAGGCAGGCGGCATCGACCCCACCAAGCTGGCTGGCCCCACCGACCCCGGCACCCCCGCAGCCAACGAGCTGGCGGAAGTGGCGCCCCTCAACACCCAGAACGTCGCTGCGGGCTACGTGGCCTACAAGAGCACCGACGGCGTAATTCATCCGCTGGTCGGCGCGAACGTGCGCTGGGACATCCTCGCCCAGACCGGCAACGTGCGCTTCTCGGCGGCCGATGACGGCGGCGCACCCTCCGGTGCCGTGGGTCGTCAGGACATCAACGACAACGCCCTGAGCGCCAACACCTACACCAACAGCGCCACGGGCAGCAACGTCCGTTTCCCGTCGAGCGCCGAGTACCCCCTGTACAACATCACCGGCGTCAACACGCCCGATACCAACGGCTTCACCTGGACGGCGCTGAACCACGATCCGGCCGTGACGGCAGCCACTGCCCGCGTCCGTGCTGTCGCCTACGTGAACGGCACCGAGATCACCAAGCGCTTCCTGGACAAGACCTTCGCGCCCAGTGCCAAGCTCGCGATCACCAAGACCGTCAACCCCACCGGCGTCGGCCTGAACCAGGCTGGCAACTACACCATCACCGTGACGAACAGCGGTGCAGGCCCGGCCACCGGCATCCAGCTGAACGACGTGCTGAAGTCGGGCGACGGCAGTGTGTACAACATCACCGCTCCGGCAGGTGGCACCGCGAACGCCACCGACGGCTTCGACGCCACCTTCGATCTGGCCCCCGGTGCGAGCCGCACCTTCACCTTCACCGGTCAGGCGAGCGCGGTCGGCGTGTACTGTGACGTGGCGACCGTCGTGACCTACAACAACGGTAGCTTCGGCGCCGTGACCCCTACCAACCTGAACGCTCAGGCCTGCCTCACGGTCACTGCCCCCACCCTGAACATCGTCAAGTCGCTCGGTACGGTGGACGCCACTGGCGCCTTCACTCCGATTGCCAGCGGCGCGGTGGTCAACCCGAATACGCCGGTTTTCGCCCGTATCACCGTCAGCAACCAGGGCACGGCTCCCGCCACCAACGTGGTCGTGACCGATCAGCTCGACCCCAGCACCACGGCAGCGGCGAGCTACGCCATCAAGAGTGCGCCCGTGTCCAGCCCGGCTGGCATCACCTCGACGGTCAACCCCGCCAACAGCGGCTTTGTCACCGGCGCCTTCAACCTGGCTCCTGGTGCGACCACCAGCTTCACCTTCAGCGCGGCCGGTGCCGTCGACGGAACCTACTGCGATACCGGTACGTTCACTGCCACCAGCAATAACGGCTCGGCGGTCACCCCGGCCACCTCGAACATCGCCTGCTTCAAGGTCGCCAGCCCCAGACTCGCCATCACCAAGACCAACAGCCAGATCGCCGGTCAGCCGCCTCTGAACACCCTGACCCCAGGCAGCAGCTACGCCAGCACCATCACCGTGACCAACAGCGGCAGCGCCACCGCCACCGCCGTGGCAGTCAGCGACCTGCTCGGTCAGATCGCGGGCGGCAACACCTTCATGAACTTCGGCAGCGGCAGCTACACCGTGACCGGCACCGCGCAGGCAGGCAGCGTGAGCTTCGCGAACAACCGCGTCAGCACCACGCCCGCCACCATCGATCTGGCTCCGGGAGCCGTCCTGACCCTGAACCTCACGAGCACCGTGCCTCAGGGCGCACCGGCTGGACAGTACTGCGATATCGGCAGCTACAGCAGCACCAACGCCGGCACCGGCCAGGCCCAGGCCTGCGTCACCGTCGTCACCTTCCTCTCCGAGCAGACGCAGCTGACCGACACCCTCGATCCGATTCGTCAGGGCGATACGACGGGCACCATCGTCGCCAGCTTCGGCAGCGTCGAGCCTGCTTCCAACGAAGCGGCCATCAACAACGTGTTCATCTACAACTTCGGCGCGACGGACCCGATCCAGCAGACGCCCGGCGTGTTCAACTTCAGCAACACGCAGGTCTACTACGATCCGACCCCGGTCCGGGACCCCAACACCGGTGCGATCACCAGCGACTACACCCACTCCAGCTCGACGCTGCTGACCGTGGGCACGCAGTACACCGTCAATGCCAACAGCGGTGTCGGCCAGCAGACCATCACCCTGAACCCCACCTTCGCCATCACCCCCGGCGGCGTGATCATCGTCCGCACCCAGGTCACTGCTCCGGCTGGAACCCCCGCACGTCAGTACCAGGAGACGATGCGCTGGAACAACACTGGCCAGGGCGACAACCAGGCCTACACCAACTTCAAGGCCGAGTCGACCACCGTCACTCCCTGA
- a CDS encoding winged helix-turn-helix domain-containing protein, with translation MRAVIGRQFSLWHHRDHVRNILHQLSCSCQKLDQRALEQNPEAVAPWIRTSLPKIKKRATEATLVIPR, from the coding sequence GTGAGGGCGGTCATCGGTCGTCAGTTCAGCCTCTGGCATCACCGCGATCATGTTCGGAACATCCTGCATCAGCTCAGCTGCTCCTGCCAAAAGCTCGATCAACGCGCCCTAGAACAGAACCCAGAAGCTGTAGCTCCTTGGATTCGAACGTCCCTTCCCAAGATTAAAAAAAGAGCGACTGAAGCGACGCTGGTGATTCCAAGGTGA
- a CDS encoding transposase, whose amino-acid sequence MRAARPDPLVLGKANWDKVLTIGAITRAGQFLQHTQQGTFKGPDVIHFFQHMLTHIPVEVVEVLDHAGIHKTKAVTAFVEG is encoded by the coding sequence TTGCGCGCTGCGCGGCCAGACCCCTTGGTACTCGGCAAGGCCAATTGGGACAAGGTTTTAACCATCGGCGCGATCACCAGGGCTGGCCAGTTCCTGCAACACACGCAACAGGGCACGTTCAAAGGCCCGGATGTGATTCACTTCTTCCAGCACATGTTGACACACATCCCGGTGGAGGTCGTGGAGGTGCTGGACCATGCTGGCATCCACAAAACGAAGGCCGTGACGGCCTTCGTCGAAGGGTGA
- a CDS encoding GGDEF domain-containing protein — MLDMDHFKMFNDRHGREAGDALLKAVGKVLQESGRVEDVACRYEGGEFTLLLPGATEQQTFDRAERIREAVVTLQVMHQERVLEGNSISLGVATFPKHGRELSALVSAADRALYRAKHEGRNCVMHAE, encoded by the coding sequence ATGCTGGACATGGATCATTTCAAGATGTTCAACGACAGGCACGGGCGGGAGGCGGGTGACGCACTGCTCAAAGCCGTGGGCAAGGTGCTCCAGGAGAGTGGACGGGTGGAGGATGTGGCCTGTCGGTACGAAGGTGGGGAATTTACGTTACTGCTGCCGGGGGCGACTGAGCAGCAGACGTTTGACCGGGCCGAGCGAATTCGGGAAGCGGTGGTGACGTTGCAGGTCATGCATCAGGAGAGGGTGCTGGAGGGCAACAGTATCTCGCTGGGAGTAGCGACATTCCCGAAGCACGGGCGCGAACTGTCGGCGCTGGTAAGCGCTGCAGACCGAGCGCTGTACCGTGCGAAGCATGAGGGGCGGAACTGCGTGATGCACGCGGAGTAG